One window from the genome of Eublepharis macularius isolate TG4126 chromosome 15, MPM_Emac_v1.0, whole genome shotgun sequence encodes:
- the HEYL gene encoding hairy/enhancer-of-split related with YRPW motif-like protein, producing the protein MKRPCQDKRSSDTDLTINVGKEEACSQTPRSASPTTSSMVQARKKRRGIIEKRRRDRINSSLSELRCLVPTASEKQGSSKLEKAEILQMTVDHLKMICATGGTAGLLDAQAMAVDYRNIGFRECLVEVMRYLGSLESKSSGVDPIQLRLLSHLNNYIAEMEPPTRNASLLPVHSWPKSLLWKSSYPIGTSNPVHVPWREWAIWSASSVIYPGPALRAAPMGHIPNAVAPACPNVLSSWIASSPSKSRPPVLTSATSTSASRARVREAAPRRSQLAALLSSSSARVPITPVYRSSPALNPPPQGSEITTETAGRCRFRSTEIGAF; encoded by the exons ATGAAGAGGCCCTGCCAGGACAAAAGGTCATCGGATACAGACTTGACCATCAATGTGGGGAAAGAGGAAGCCTGCAG CCAAACACCCAGGTCCGCTTCTCCAACCACATCATCAATGGTACAAGCAAGAAAGAAGCGAAGAGGG ATAATTGAAAAACGGCGCCGGGACCGTATCAACAGCAGCCTCTCCGAGCTGCGGTGCCTGGTCCCCACTGCCTCTGAGAAGCAG GGCTCTTCAAAACTGGAGAAAGCAGAGATCTTACAGATGACGGTAGATCACTTAAAAATGATTTGTGCCACTGGGGGCACAG cagggTTGCTAGATGCTCAAGCAATGGCAGTGGATTACAGGAACATCGGTTTTCGGGAATGCCTCGTGGAAGTGATGAGATACCTGGGCAGCCTTGAGAGCAAGAGCAGCGGCGTCGACCCTATCCAGCTGCGGCTACTTTCCCACCTAAACAACTACATTGCTGAAATGGAGCCTCCTACCAGAAATGCATCCCTCCTGCCCGTTCATTCCTGGCCTAAGTCACTTCTCTGGAAATCTAGCTACCCCATAGGGACATCCAACCCAGTGCATGTGCCTTGGAGGGAATGGGCGATTTGGTCTGCTTCGTCGGTAATCTATCCTGGTCCTGCACTGAGAGCAGCTCCAATGGGACACATCCCTAACGCAGTCGCACCAGCCTGTCCTAACGTCTTGTCTAGTTGGATTGCATCATCGCCATCAAAAAGCAGGCCTCCAGTGCTGACCTCGGCCACCTCCACTTCTGCATCTCGTGCAAGAGTCAGAGAGGCAGCCCCCAGGAGGAGCCAGTTGGCAGCACTTCTCTCCTCTTCTTCAGCTAGAGTTCCAATCACACCTGTTTACAGGTCTTCTCCTGCTTTGAATCCTCCTCCCCAGGGATCAGAAATCACAACTGAGACAGCTGGACGTTGCCGTTTCAGGTCTACTGAAATTGGAGCTTTTTGA